From the genome of Rhinolophus ferrumequinum isolate MPI-CBG mRhiFer1 chromosome 24, mRhiFer1_v1.p, whole genome shotgun sequence:
TGGTTCTTAATCTGTTATTGGTCATAGACCCCTTTGAGAATCAAAGGAAAGTTAGAAGCAATTTccctagaaaaatgcaaatactcACATGtacacaaaatatgaataaaaatgtaaaggctATGTGGGCCTTTAAGGCCCAGCCATGTAGCCCCCAGCATTTAATCAAGGGCTTTCAGAATTGATTGTACGGtatgtcagaatcacctgaaagCTCATTAAAAAGTACAGCCATAGCCTTGTCCCAGGAAGGTGCAAAATGGGATGAAGGGACCTACATTTTGTGTTCTCCAGGGACTTCTGAAGCAGGTGGGTAACAGACCACACTCTGGCAGACTCTGCTTAGGGGTCTAAGAAGGAGAGCATCAGAgaacagaggttcagagaggtggaGATTAAAAGTTTCTGGACATTCAGAAGAACAAATTGCATTCCAGAGAGCTGAAACTGGGGAGATGAACGTGGGGAGAATGAAGAACAGGGTGAAGTAGGAGTAAAAGTCAGAGCTGTGTAGTCTGGAGTAAGATGCACGAGGGGCTTGGAAGCAGATTGAGAACACTGGGAAGATTCCGGGCTGTGGAATCTGCCCCCAAGGCAATCTCTCATGATTAAAACACGCATATGACGAGAGTGTCTCTAGAATGCCTGTGAGGAGAGATTAGCTGCTGTCTCTGTTAACCCTCTTGAGTTATTCAAACTAGAAAATAAAGGCAGGACTCATCACAACTACAACTAATGAACAGACCATTACCTACCACCTTCACCAAAGAATTACAGTGTCTATAATACAGGGTGGGTCCCTTATTCCGTTAACTTTACAgaggagcaaactgaggcacGCAGAGAGGGAGTGGCTTGCCCAAGATCACTCAGTAAAGTAGCACCTGTGTCAAGACCAGAACCTGGCTTTCTGTCCCCTGGTTTgctgctcttcctcctctttccttggTCCTgagctaaaatatattttatggaacCACCCAGTGGGAATGTGCTCACCCCAAAAGAGCTCAGGGAAAATTCATTTGAATGCAAATAGAACTCCAGGTAGGGTGACACTTTTCCATTCAAGTAATACATTGGCATGCGCCACACTTTcgtttctcattcattttaatacaAGGCGGCCTTTACCAGCCTCAAAAGGGACAAAAGCAAGGCTTGTCTCGGTGCTTACAGGTTGTTTCGCGTCATGGTGCGGAGAACAAACTTCACTGCATTCTCGATGATCTCTGTGCCCAAGAGGCTTAGAAAATGGGGAAAGTCTTGCCCTGGTTTTTTGTCTGAGTCATCGGGCTTGCCATCTGGTTTGCCATCTGGTTTGTCATCTGGTTTGCCATCTGGTTTGCCATCTGGTTTGTCATCTGAAAAACACAACAGAATCTCAGGTGATTCTCAGCAACAAGAGAGGGATGTCTTTCTTTGTAGGCAGTCCCTTGTGCCCGTGATACCAATGCTCTAACTATAGAGCCTCGTAAAGTTGTGTTTATTAAACACTGAATGACTGCCCAATGACCGTCTTTGcatgcatgatttcatttattcctaAAAGAAATCAAACGGACCAATAGGCATTCACTCTTTGGTAGATGTTGTTTCCCCTCCCGGATGAGAAGACAGAAGCTCATGGAGGTTCAGGAACTTGCCCAGAGTTGAGCAGCTAggaccgggggtgccaaaaacagtatacacatgacttggattcatcttttgttattggtatgtagtattacaatttctttttctagatcttttttttttaaatttatctatttttaatttattttttattttactagtttcaggtgcacaaaacaatgtaatagttagacatttatcatttagatccctcacacagtgacaactcccctccccccatctactacccctctgacatcgcacacagccatcacatttccactgtctctattcctaatgctgtactccgcttcttgtaactatgtatatatatataaaattgtagttgacattcattattgttcagtttcagcttcaggtgtacagtgcagtgatcaggcatctacatcatccctgaggtggtctccctaatgggacaagtgtccatcggataccctacaaaatctttacaacattattgattacattcccccaaTTGACTTTCgttccccgtggcaatcttgtggttaccgactgtgctttctaatcccctctccttcccccttttctccacttcccaTCCCATcaagcaaccctcagtttttcctctatgtctccgaaactgtttctgattagttcattcattcttttctttagattccacatataagtgagatcatatggtatttatctttccctTAACGtaacgttctctaggtccatcggtattgttgcaaatggtaagatttctttcttctttatggctgtgtaatactccattgtataaatgtaccacagtttctcaatccagtcgtctaccgatgggtatttcggttgtttccatgtcttggctattgtgtatagtgctgcaataaatataggggtgcataacttttcttttgaattagagttttggatttctccggatagatacctaggagtggaattgctggatcataaggtagttccattttcagatttttgagatacctccatactgttttccatagtggctgcaccaatttgcaatcccaccaacagtgcacaagggttcccttttctccacatcctctccagaacttgttgtttgttgatttattgatgatagccattttgagtaggatgaggtggtatctcattgtggtttttatttgccacaatgcatttctctaatgattaatgaggttgagcatttcttcatatgtctgtttgccttctgtgtgtcctttttagaaaaatgtctcttcatgttctctgcccattttttaattgggttgcttgcttttttggagttgagtgagttttttatagattttgaatattaaccccttatcagatatatcattggcaaatatcttctcccattcagtaggatccctttttgttttattgatggtttcctttgctgtgaaaaagctttttagtttgatgtaatcccacatgtttattttttctcttgcttcccttgttcgaggggatatatcagtaaacatCTTAcgctgggtaatgtctgtaaagtttcttcctatattttcttctaggaattttatggtttcagatcttacatttaagtctttaagccgttttgaatttcttcttttttttttttaaatattaacacaCAGATATTTCATTACATATAGGATCTTAACAGCCAGAATTGCACAAGAGCATGAGAACGTTACAGGTAATTAtgattaaatgcaaaatattttaaaacattaactgtACCCTGAGGAGCACTGacaaaattcatgaaaaataatagtGATGTGATGTGACAATTAATAACTATTTCAACTTTTTATGGTTGGTGTTCACAGcacgaatttttttttttaatttattggggtgacaattgttagtaaaattacatagatttcaggtgtgcaattctgtatcacatcatccataaatcacactgtgtgttcaccacccagagtcagctccccttccatcaccatacatttgatctccctcaccctcatcccccaccccccaacccctttaccctctgttgaatttatttttgtatatggtgtaaggaggtggtccagcttcatttttctgcatgtgtctgtccaggtttcccagcaccatttgttgaatagactgtctttaccccatcgtacattcttgcttccattgtcgtagattaaatgactatataagcatggatttatttctgggctctctattctgttccattgatctatgtgtctgttttaataccagtaccatgctgttttgaatactgtagccttgtagtataatttgatgtctggtatcgttatacctcccactttgttctatttctcaagattgccttggctattcggggtcttttatggttccatctaaattttaggattatatgttctatttctgtgaaaaatgtccttgttgtatagtattacaattttaatacaattttttcttttcttaaaatgtgtatacatttttttggcaccctctgtatgtgctAGTGCCAGGACTGAAATACAGAATGCCTGGTTTCACATCTCTTTCTCCACGTAATCCCTGGGCCCTTGGTCATGATAATGATGAGGACACAATAATGATGGATGGAGCTTGTTGAGCACATACCTATGACAGGAAATCAATATGCATCGTCTCATTTTGTTCTCACCGCCACGCTACGAGGTAGGCAAAATTATTATTCCACGTTAAAGATCCCGAAACAGAATTTGAGAGACGTTTAGAAAGTGGTTCAGAGTCACAGTGGTAGGAAGTGGCAGAAACTGAATTCAATCCCATGTCTATCTGGTTAAACTCTGATTGTTAAGCACTCCGTGACGAACTGCATAGTCTTTGATAGAAAACTTGTGATCTAACCACAGATGTTATAAGATTGAAAGTAGTATGATAGTAACGAGGAGAAGAAGAACTATACCACTTGTACATCAGCTGATCActctgaaaataatgattttgaaaatactgtgtagaaaaaagaacaatgctagaggtatcacacttcttgacttcagcttgtactacagggcaacaagaatcaaaacagcatggtattggcaggaaaaaaggcacagaccaatggaatagaattgagaaccagaaataaacccacataaatatggacagataatttttgacaaagaaacaaaaacagcttcttcaataaatggtgctgggagaattggaaggccatgtgcaaaaggatgaaactggactgctgtcaccatgtacaaaattaattcaaaatggatcaaaaacctaagcagaagacctgaaacaatgaactgcatagaagaaaacataggtactaaacgtaTGGATCTTGggtcaaagagcattttatgaatttgactccaaaggcaagggaagtaaaagctaaaataagtgaatgggactatatcaaacttaaaagcttctgcacagcaaaagaaaccgttgacaaaataaagaggcaaccaactgaatgggagaagacttttgcaaatagcgcctccgataaggggctaatatccaaaataggaactcatgcaactcaacaaaaaaacaaaaaacagactacccaattgaaaaatgggcagaggacc
Proteins encoded in this window:
- the C24H5orf46 gene encoding uncharacterized protein C5orf46 homolog translates to MAVSVLRMTIVLGLLVLILTCHADDKPDGKPDGKPDDKPDGKPDGKPDDSDKKPGQDFPHFLSLLGTEIIENAVKFVLRTMTRNNL